From the Maioricimonas rarisocia genome, one window contains:
- a CDS encoding nidogen-like domain-containing protein, with protein MLDDISGSMALSNDGGTYLLFHKVIGDGAGFSSPYQRIGMRHKLWDFGTSHLFGETHFLINDHSRVGVNIGGGYRWLSDGGVLGVHGWYDSIETTYGNRFQSAVFGFEALHSGTDLRGNVYIPVGEDEGFVRVLDVGTQPIFTQNIFGTLGTGLFERNTTAFDLEAGTAVPGIDWLRMYAGPYFMSTDGKDDTWGVRARAEARFSRDVNLNVMVTDDNSFGTNVNLGVEVKFSGGLPTQIAAITDPYDRRYDQVRRQWGGQVRQIRNPVPVPLRDPRDGLPLNIVWVDNTNGAPGTGTFEDPFQMLPDGADGADYILVRTGVGDTTGNIVLQNDQYMFGEGKQFSINTDRLGMVPIPEMYFANSGPRPTLVGTTAGQNVITLADGNFVSNFDIFGGTAAAIGGSGITDFHIECIAGTARDGINIVNYTGMGVLRDSDFFPSAGGRGVFISNTGGGLLDIDDVTTDGGAIGMHLVAQNDPFGVTIDNYTGDNHTDTGLVLEAMGGEMIAEVTDASIFNSDRGYRLDVTGGGRLDVTMQDVVAEGTGNLLEGNVTDGMLNADVTNATLAGSTGGSGVVLNLFNATGVTTLDTIDASGNAVDGVRAIADGGSVYSLNVLDSNVSGNVDDNIQTDAFGGSTLTVFVDPTDASGAVTGNGYEFSVDDGSTLLSQFLDVDLSGNNLNAVQGTVDDMSTAILDFDLFDASQSVTGAGMNLFVNDGSTVVGSFDDGNFDNSATANILANVLDGSSVNVAFNNVTADGGATLGGFVANAIGGSNIASSWTNGSISNTGLDGVSANLAGPAADSRIDLVFDNVAIDGNAMHGIDGMINADAQDGILTIDLANSSVDNNTGDGINLDLSGADSITQVDIAGTTVTGNGDDGLEFAVVNASTLTVNATDGGTDFSDNGAGTGDGSAFDGLVVGPGSSATLNIDGANADRSGGNGAQFVVDMGGSLAFNYSNGSISDSGGTGVASTIAGGSVAVYNISDTSLNNNAGVSGGLGDGFQVIADEGSTVFANFNEVSADSNERNGFLFISNDGSSVNVTFNNNTATAENNGQNGLAFDVLLGSNFSLDLTGGSFSNNGLNGSFSGVRGLVDGAGSTANVGFDGTLVDNNTLHGFEFLVQNEGMFVGSLDSTTSTLSASGNVESGVSFRAIDAGTVAALLMSGDNQFNFNGVFTGADGIDADGTDVDQFVVGVSGSANSNGGDGVNIAMTNVGAGAIDIASAVDGTGAGISTIDDNLGDGIDIDLVDSTLTDITVNGTLVSGFNISDYASISRNGGAGIDLFADNTDLIGPGQITGNTVAENGGGGILVNLTNGSDWDLTISNNNTNSNTGNGIDVRADSGTHVHDISGNTVVGNSDNNIFVDYSGTAVVEMHVDNNTVDGDGIPAGGGFTVGTNFLADTINESGFIPPDTMGGVGPDHVVELINGRYSVYDKDGNQLFTSTLNDFWLNAGLPDIGSGTFDPRIIYDPTVNRWFATSIDGGNGNSVYIGVSLTDDPLDGWQGVRFVGDESGQRFNDFDTLAVDADGLYLATNNFGGPSGFDVSVYTIPKADLLGPVPTVANVSRFVDLDSSVFGSTIQPAVDFGPSDGSAQFISNLGSGSNALIRLDIADTGTPTATLGAPTPVAVPNYFTAPNARQPGAPPVENVSPRINGNVVEVGDSLWAVHAVLGSSGNSAIRWYEIDAVTNTVIQTGLIEDPNLDFLDASIAVNPSGEVVIGYSGSGPAQFISSMASFGQTDGGGTTTFAAPTVLQAGVADYFVDFGSGRNRWGDYSATVLDPTDPNTFWTFQELVVAPDTWGVQITEINFDPTPGVPGTTANDGIFVTVRDTAQLVNNSSVNGNNVTSNGNHGIHISLEDTAEITSLDMVGNSSTDNGSQGILFDTAGTPTLGSLNIAGPGDVTGNGDTGIDVRLTDVLGTPDVTIDDMNASDNAVRGISLVTSDTPLGNVSVSGNTASGNLGGQGVFLDINNSAAMDVASITVDGNTANDNADTGIDVLLDFVNLTGSFSISDSPSVMNNEGAGISTTGTNVTGTTFDISRNNVMGSNGGDGIRFDFTDSTIGTSLTFDQNVVQDSLLDNIVASLTNVMGTPNVTFSNNMLDRSGERGLVLVGDTTPLGNVLIDSNTVLNAMGNTLDGDGMLVQLTDSPVSDLTLLSNQVGTASNNGVDIDLVRSAIANVLIQSNLIGQTTGSGGGSSIDDSLPLIRSGFTGNTLAPNDDGSTGSVALGFTANFFGQMFSNAFVNNNGNITFNAPLGTFTPFDLLSTATPIIAPFFADVDTGAHGMPVTYDTGTIAGRPAFVVNWIDVDYFNSSPAHGTQLNTFQLVLIDRGDVAAGDFDIEFNYGQIVWETGDASGGTNGLGGSSARAGFANGVDTAFELAGSAINGAFLDSGPAATSLIQNSMNSSNLGRYVFFARSGGIGGSSPNMGDGLEFNAADGSNIGAMTIDQNTFDTNGAHGVDFVITDSTLPDGTTNRIQVTDNMITENGGDGFRMVNPDTNGGGIAIDFDGNTITDNMAGPGINLSFNDNAGDIDTTFTNNDVSGNGEDGISLAARESITVAASFDGNTIGDNGELGVHVLARDNVALDLDFGQDGTIAAQNVMDNNVDAGIGIQLFNNVTATLDVANTAVSNTTDGGNTVFDGDGLRVITNDTSTISGVTIGDATATNTSFNSNAARGISFEVGQGSSVMPVTIQNVDASSNGDDGIQFVRFADAVLDNISITDSTINGNGDDGVGFDLQGGGLFVIDASITGSELDGNSGNGINLNLDADVRLLADIGDNEIFNSGLSGIRARTQFDSQLDGTWHDNFIRNSGTAAASDGILIQSTERSMVGQSTGLVIEDSEISGSSRDGVRVDAGNSALLGGLPAVTVTIRDNTPQTVTDTRGISGNAGSGVNLIADSSSVVTAVVDNNFITGNGQDGLQASADSVSALTISADGNLISENGRDGVNLTTDGSADLVVALTDNQILRNTRRGVSLVNQNNADTVLTIDGTVDPTPSMGASATSRIEQNGEVGVYIENNAGALNTDNDITLTLTDTAVIGNGTNTGVTADNRNGVWIRSGTSSSGQISATVQRNFLSGNGNVDFVTESFVATPNPAANSPYTTANEVDDPLARLGIIFESNVGDQIDLVRQGAFYTNADNFKSPLAFFDAATRRRNAQRLALDFPPGTFTDPFPIADTVQAAPAPSTTQFAGSGAGEAAMPNNTFEDLGVTINGQTRNITAYTAGNNQFTVAGALGAAPTAGDGFSIFAENISGVGRSTFRTTHGTLAAGGNTFTNIISDFSAIDFLLDGPGGNPDDDALFGNTQVFEWSVDATPFTFEP; from the coding sequence CGGCAGTGGGGTGGACAGGTTCGCCAGATCCGCAACCCGGTCCCGGTCCCGCTTCGAGATCCGCGTGACGGGCTGCCGCTCAATATTGTCTGGGTCGACAACACCAACGGCGCTCCCGGCACGGGAACGTTCGAAGATCCGTTCCAGATGCTCCCCGATGGTGCGGACGGAGCCGACTACATCCTCGTCCGTACCGGCGTGGGAGACACGACCGGCAACATCGTGCTGCAGAACGATCAGTACATGTTCGGTGAGGGCAAGCAGTTCTCCATCAACACCGATCGTCTCGGCATGGTGCCGATTCCGGAAATGTACTTCGCCAACTCCGGTCCCCGTCCGACGCTGGTCGGGACCACGGCGGGCCAGAACGTCATTACCCTGGCCGACGGCAACTTCGTCTCGAACTTCGACATCTTCGGTGGCACGGCTGCCGCAATCGGCGGTTCGGGCATCACCGACTTCCACATCGAGTGCATCGCCGGCACCGCCCGGGACGGCATCAACATCGTCAACTACACCGGCATGGGTGTCCTGCGTGATTCGGACTTCTTCCCGTCGGCCGGTGGTCGCGGTGTCTTCATCAGCAACACCGGTGGCGGCCTGCTCGACATCGATGACGTTACGACCGACGGCGGTGCGATCGGCATGCACCTCGTCGCTCAGAACGATCCGTTCGGCGTGACGATCGACAACTACACCGGCGACAACCACACCGACACCGGCCTTGTTCTCGAAGCCATGGGCGGCGAGATGATTGCCGAGGTGACGGACGCCAGCATCTTCAACTCCGATCGCGGCTACCGCCTGGACGTCACCGGCGGCGGTCGTCTCGACGTTACGATGCAGGACGTCGTCGCCGAAGGGACCGGTAACCTGCTCGAAGGCAACGTCACCGACGGCATGCTCAACGCCGACGTGACCAACGCCACGCTGGCCGGCAGCACCGGCGGCAGCGGAGTCGTGCTGAATCTCTTCAACGCCACCGGCGTAACCACCCTGGACACGATCGACGCCAGCGGAAACGCCGTTGACGGTGTCCGCGCGATTGCCGACGGTGGTTCCGTGTACAGCCTGAACGTGCTGGACAGCAACGTCTCCGGCAACGTGGACGACAACATTCAGACCGACGCGTTCGGCGGCTCGACGCTGACCGTCTTTGTCGATCCCACCGACGCCAGCGGCGCCGTGACCGGCAACGGCTACGAGTTCTCGGTTGACGACGGCTCGACGCTGCTGTCGCAGTTCCTCGACGTGGACCTGTCCGGCAACAACCTGAACGCCGTTCAGGGAACGGTCGACGACATGTCGACGGCCATTCTCGACTTCGACCTCTTCGATGCCTCGCAGTCGGTCACTGGCGCGGGCATGAACCTGTTCGTCAACGACGGCTCGACCGTCGTCGGATCCTTCGATGACGGCAACTTCGACAACAGTGCCACGGCCAACATCCTTGCCAACGTTCTCGATGGTTCCTCCGTCAACGTCGCGTTCAACAACGTGACCGCAGACGGTGGCGCCACGCTCGGCGGCTTCGTCGCCAACGCGATCGGCGGCTCGAACATCGCCAGCTCCTGGACGAACGGCTCGATCTCCAACACGGGCCTCGACGGCGTCTCTGCCAACCTGGCGGGACCGGCCGCAGACTCCCGGATCGACCTGGTCTTCGACAACGTCGCCATCGACGGCAACGCGATGCACGGCATCGACGGCATGATCAATGCCGACGCTCAGGACGGTATCCTGACGATCGATCTGGCCAACTCCTCAGTCGACAACAACACCGGTGACGGTATCAACCTCGACCTGAGTGGTGCCGATTCGATCACCCAGGTCGACATTGCCGGCACGACCGTGACGGGCAACGGCGACGACGGCCTCGAGTTTGCGGTCGTCAATGCCTCCACGCTGACCGTCAACGCAACCGACGGCGGAACCGATTTCTCCGACAACGGTGCCGGAACGGGTGACGGCAGTGCCTTCGACGGCCTCGTTGTCGGACCCGGTTCCAGTGCGACGCTCAACATCGACGGTGCCAATGCCGACCGCTCGGGCGGCAACGGTGCACAGTTTGTCGTGGACATGGGCGGCAGCCTGGCCTTCAACTACTCCAACGGATCGATCTCCGACAGTGGTGGAACGGGCGTCGCCTCGACCATTGCCGGCGGATCGGTTGCCGTCTACAACATCTCGGATACCTCGCTCAACAATAACGCCGGCGTCTCCGGCGGACTGGGCGATGGTTTCCAGGTCATTGCCGACGAAGGCTCGACCGTCTTCGCGAACTTCAACGAAGTCTCTGCCGACTCCAACGAGCGGAACGGCTTCCTGTTCATCTCCAACGACGGTTCGAGCGTCAACGTCACCTTCAACAACAACACCGCGACTGCCGAGAACAACGGCCAGAACGGTCTCGCCTTCGACGTCCTGCTTGGCTCGAACTTCTCGCTGGACCTGACCGGCGGATCGTTCTCCAACAACGGCCTCAACGGCAGCTTCAGCGGTGTCCGCGGGCTGGTCGACGGGGCCGGCAGTACGGCGAACGTGGGCTTTGACGGAACGCTCGTCGACAACAACACGCTGCACGGATTCGAGTTCCTCGTCCAGAACGAGGGGATGTTCGTGGGCTCGCTGGACAGCACCACCAGTACGCTCTCCGCTTCGGGGAACGTCGAAAGTGGTGTCTCCTTCCGGGCAATCGACGCCGGTACCGTGGCCGCTCTGCTCATGAGTGGCGACAACCAGTTCAACTTCAACGGCGTGTTCACCGGTGCTGACGGCATCGACGCCGACGGAACCGACGTGGACCAGTTCGTCGTCGGGGTCTCCGGCTCGGCCAACTCGAACGGTGGCGACGGCGTGAACATCGCCATGACGAACGTCGGGGCCGGTGCCATCGACATCGCGAGTGCGGTTGACGGCACGGGAGCCGGCATCTCCACGATCGACGACAATCTCGGTGACGGCATCGACATCGACCTGGTCGACAGCACGCTGACCGACATCACGGTCAACGGCACGCTTGTCTCCGGCTTCAACATCAGCGACTACGCCAGCATCAGCCGCAACGGCGGAGCCGGCATCGATCTGTTCGCCGACAACACCGACCTGATCGGTCCCGGCCAGATCACCGGCAACACCGTCGCCGAGAATGGCGGCGGCGGCATCCTGGTCAACCTGACCAACGGCAGCGACTGGGATCTCACGATCTCCAACAACAACACCAACAGCAACACCGGCAACGGTATCGATGTGCGGGCCGATTCCGGCACTCACGTGCACGACATCAGCGGGAACACGGTTGTCGGCAATTCCGACAACAACATCTTCGTCGACTACTCCGGTACCGCGGTTGTCGAGATGCACGTCGACAACAACACTGTCGACGGAGACGGCATCCCGGCAGGTGGCGGCTTCACGGTTGGCACGAACTTCCTGGCCGACACCATCAACGAGTCCGGCTTCATTCCTCCGGATACCATGGGTGGCGTCGGACCGGACCACGTCGTCGAGCTGATCAACGGTCGCTACAGCGTCTACGACAAGGACGGCAACCAGCTGTTCACCTCGACGCTCAACGACTTCTGGCTCAACGCCGGCCTGCCGGACATCGGCAGCGGAACCTTCGACCCCCGCATCATCTACGACCCGACCGTCAACCGCTGGTTCGCGACCTCGATCGACGGTGGCAACGGCAACAGCGTCTACATCGGCGTCTCGCTCACCGATGATCCGCTGGACGGCTGGCAGGGTGTGCGGTTCGTCGGTGACGAGTCCGGTCAGCGGTTCAACGACTTCGACACACTCGCCGTCGACGCCGACGGACTCTACCTGGCGACCAACAACTTCGGCGGTCCGAGCGGCTTCGACGTCTCGGTCTACACGATTCCGAAAGCCGACCTGCTCGGCCCGGTTCCGACCGTCGCGAATGTCTCGCGGTTTGTCGACCTGGACTCCTCGGTGTTCGGTTCCACGATCCAGCCGGCAGTCGACTTCGGTCCTTCGGACGGCTCGGCCCAGTTCATCTCGAACCTTGGCAGTGGCTCGAACGCACTGATCCGCCTCGACATCGCTGACACCGGTACGCCAACGGCGACGCTCGGGGCTCCGACTCCGGTTGCCGTTCCGAACTACTTCACCGCTCCGAATGCTCGCCAGCCAGGTGCCCCACCGGTTGAGAACGTCAGCCCGCGAATCAACGGAAACGTTGTCGAAGTGGGCGACAGCCTGTGGGCCGTGCACGCCGTGCTCGGTTCTTCCGGCAACTCGGCCATCCGCTGGTACGAGATTGACGCGGTCACCAACACGGTCATCCAGACCGGCCTGATCGAAGATCCGAACCTCGACTTCCTCGACGCCTCGATCGCCGTCAACCCGTCGGGTGAGGTGGTCATCGGCTACAGCGGTTCGGGCCCGGCCCAGTTCATCAGCAGCATGGCTTCGTTCGGTCAGACCGACGGTGGCGGTACGACCACCTTCGCGGCTCCGACTGTTCTCCAGGCTGGCGTCGCCGACTACTTCGTCGACTTCGGTTCGGGACGAAACCGCTGGGGTGACTACAGTGCCACCGTGCTCGATCCGACCGACCCCAACACCTTCTGGACCTTCCAGGAACTCGTTGTCGCTCCCGACACCTGGGGCGTGCAGATCACCGAGATCAACTTCGATCCGACCCCGGGTGTTCCCGGCACCACGGCCAACGACGGCATCTTCGTCACCGTGCGTGACACGGCCCAGCTGGTCAACAACAGCTCGGTCAACGGCAACAACGTGACGAGCAACGGTAACCACGGTATTCACATCAGCCTCGAAGACACCGCCGAGATCACCAGTCTCGACATGGTCGGGAACTCTTCGACGGACAACGGCTCCCAGGGCATCCTGTTCGATACCGCCGGTACGCCGACGCTCGGCAGCCTGAACATTGCCGGCCCCGGTGATGTGACCGGCAACGGCGACACCGGTATCGATGTGCGGCTGACGGACGTGCTCGGCACTCCGGACGTCACCATCGACGACATGAATGCCTCCGACAACGCTGTTCGCGGCATCTCGCTGGTCACCAGCGATACCCCGCTCGGCAACGTCAGCGTCTCCGGCAACACCGCGAGTGGCAACCTTGGTGGACAGGGTGTCTTCCTGGACATCAACAACTCCGCCGCAATGGATGTCGCCAGCATTACCGTCGACGGCAACACCGCCAACGACAATGCCGACACCGGCATCGACGTCCTGCTGGACTTCGTCAACCTCACCGGCTCGTTCTCGATCAGCGATTCGCCCTCCGTCATGAACAATGAGGGGGCCGGGATCTCGACGACCGGTACGAACGTGACCGGAACCACCTTCGACATCTCCCGGAACAACGTGATGGGCAGCAACGGTGGAGACGGCATCCGCTTCGACTTCACCGACAGCACGATCGGAACGTCGCTCACCTTCGACCAGAACGTCGTCCAGGACAGCCTGCTGGACAACATCGTCGCCAGCCTGACCAACGTCATGGGCACCCCGAATGTGACCTTCAGCAACAACATGCTGGATCGCTCGGGTGAACGCGGACTGGTCCTCGTCGGTGATACCACGCCGCTCGGCAACGTCCTCATCGACTCCAACACCGTGCTCAACGCCATGGGGAACACCCTCGACGGCGACGGCATGCTGGTGCAGCTCACGGACAGTCCGGTCAGCGATCTGACTCTGCTCTCCAACCAGGTGGGCACGGCCAGCAACAACGGTGTGGACATCGATCTGGTCCGCTCGGCGATCGCCAACGTGCTGATCCAGTCGAACCTCATCGGTCAGACGACCGGATCGGGTGGCGGTTCGTCCATCGACGACTCGCTCCCGCTCATCCGCAGCGGATTCACCGGCAACACGCTGGCCCCGAACGACGACGGGTCGACCGGCTCGGTGGCGCTCGGTTTCACGGCGAACTTCTTCGGCCAGATGTTCAGCAACGCCTTCGTGAACAACAACGGCAACATCACGTTCAACGCTCCTCTGGGAACGTTCACGCCGTTCGACCTGCTCTCGACGGCCACGCCGATCATCGCGCCGTTCTTCGCAGACGTCGACACCGGTGCTCACGGCATGCCGGTGACCTACGACACCGGGACGATCGCGGGACGTCCTGCCTTCGTCGTCAACTGGATCGATGTTGACTACTTCAACAGTAGCCCGGCACACGGCACCCAGCTGAACACCTTCCAGCTCGTGCTGATTGATCGTGGCGACGTTGCCGCAGGCGACTTCGACATCGAGTTCAACTACGGGCAGATCGTCTGGGAAACCGGCGACGCCAGCGGCGGAACGAACGGTCTGGGCGGCAGCTCGGCCCGTGCCGGGTTCGCCAACGGTGTGGACACCGCATTCGAGCTGGCCGGCTCGGCCATCAACGGTGCCTTCCTGGACAGCGGGCCGGCAGCGACCAGCCTGATCCAGAACAGCATGAACAGCTCCAACCTCGGGCGGTACGTCTTCTTCGCCCGCAGCGGCGGCATCGGTGGCTCCTCCCCCAACATGGGTGACGGCCTCGAGTTCAACGCAGCGGACGGCTCAAACATCGGAGCCATGACGATCGACCAGAACACGTTCGACACCAACGGGGCCCACGGTGTTGATTTCGTGATCACCGACAGCACGCTGCCGGACGGGACCACCAACCGGATCCAGGTCACCGACAACATGATCACCGAGAACGGTGGCGACGGATTCCGAATGGTCAATCCGGACACGAACGGCGGTGGCATTGCCATCGACTTCGACGGCAACACCATCACGGACAACATGGCCGGACCCGGCATCAACCTGTCCTTTAACGACAATGCCGGTGACATCGACACGACGTTCACCAACAACGACGTGTCCGGCAACGGCGAAGACGGCATCAGCCTCGCCGCCCGCGAATCGATCACTGTCGCCGCCAGCTTCGACGGCAACACGATCGGCGACAACGGCGAACTGGGTGTGCATGTCCTGGCTCGCGACAACGTGGCACTCGATCTCGACTTCGGTCAGGACGGCACGATCGCGGCCCAGAACGTGATGGACAACAATGTTGACGCCGGCATCGGCATCCAGTTGTTCAACAACGTGACCGCCACGCTCGATGTGGCTAACACCGCGGTGAGCAACACGACCGATGGCGGAAACACCGTGTTCGACGGCGACGGCCTGCGGGTCATCACCAACGACACCTCCACCATCTCTGGTGTCACCATTGGCGACGCGACGGCGACCAACACGTCGTTCAACAGCAATGCGGCCCGCGGTATCTCCTTCGAGGTCGGCCAGGGCAGCTCTGTCATGCCGGTGACCATCCAGAACGTCGACGCCTCCAGCAACGGAGACGACGGTATCCAGTTCGTCCGCTTCGCCGACGCGGTGCTGGACAACATCTCCATCACCGACAGCACCATCAACGGCAACGGAGACGACGGTGTCGGCTTCGACCTGCAGGGTGGCGGGCTGTTCGTGATCGACGCCAGCATCACCGGCAGCGAACTGGACGGCAACAGCGGCAACGGCATCAACCTCAACCTCGATGCCGACGTGCGACTGCTCGCCGACATCGGTGACAACGAGATCTTCAACAGCGGTCTGAGTGGCATTCGGGCCAGGACGCAGTTCGACTCACAGCTGGACGGAACCTGGCACGACAACTTCATCCGCAACAGCGGTACCGCCGCCGCCTCCGATGGCATCCTCATCCAGTCGACCGAGCGGTCGATGGTCGGCCAGAGCACCGGCCTGGTCATCGAGGACAGTGAGATCTCCGGCTCGAGCCGCGACGGTGTCCGCGTCGACGCGGGCAACTCGGCTCTGCTCGGTGGTCTGCCGGCCGTCACCGTAACCATCCGCGACAACACGCCGCAGACGGTCACCGATACGCGAGGCATCAGCGGCAACGCCGGCAGCGGTGTGAACCTGATTGCCGACAGCAGTAGCGTCGTGACGGCTGTCGTCGACAACAACTTCATCACCGGCAACGGTCAGGACGGCCTTCAGGCTTCGGCGGACAGTGTGTCTGCTCTCACGATCTCTGCCGACGGCAACCTGATTTCCGAGAACGGCCGGGACGGTGTGAATCTGACGACCGACGGCTCAGCGGATCTGGTCGTGGCACTCACCGACAATCAGATCCTCCGCAATACCCGGCGTGGTGTCAGCCTGGTCAACCAGAACAATGCTGACACGGTCCTGACGATCGACGGCACTGTGGACCCGACTCCTTCGATGGGGGCGTCCGCCACCAGCCGGATCGAGCAGAACGGCGAAGTCGGCGTGTACATCGAGAACAATGCCGGTGCTCTCAACACCGACAACGATATCACGCTGACGCTCACCGATACGGCCGTCATCGGCAACGGAACCAACACCGGTGTCACGGCTGACAACCGCAACGGTGTCTGGATCCGCTCCGGTACCAGCTCCAGCGGCCAGATCAGTGCGACGGTTCAGCGAAACTTCCTCTCGGGTAACGGCAACGTCGACTTCGTGACCGAGTCCTTCGTCGCCACGCCGAACCCGGCAGCCAACAGCCCGTACACGACTGCCAACGAAGTGGACGATCCGCTGGCTCGCCTGGGTATCATCTTCGAGTCGAACGTGGGTGATCAGATCGACCTGGTCCGCCAGGGTGCCTTCTACACCAACGCCGACAACTTCAAGTCGCCGCTGGCCTTCTTCGACGCCGCCACGCGTCGCCGCAATGCTCAGCGTCTGGCTCTCGACTTCCCGCCGGGAACCTTCACCGATCCGTTCCCGATCGCGGATACCGTGCAGGCGGCACCGGCACCTTCCACGACGCAGTTCGCCGGTTCAGGAGCCGGCGAAGCGGCCATGCCGAACAACACGTTCGAGGATCTGGGCGTGACCATCAACGGTCAGACCCGCAACATCACCGCCTACACCGCGGGGAACAACCAGTTTACCGTGGCCGGTGCTCTGGGGGCGGCTCCGACGGCTGGCGATGGGTTCAGCATCTTCGCCGAGAACATCTCGGGTGTGGGACGGTCCACCTTCCGGACGACCCACGGGACGCTGGCAGCCGGCGGCAACACCTTCACCAACATCATCAGCGACTTCAGCGCGATCGACTTCCTGCTGGACGGTCCTGGTGGCAACCCGGACGACGATGCCCTGTTTGGCAACACGCAGGTCTTCGAGTGGAGTGTTGACGCCACGCCGTTCACCTTCGAGCCGTAA
- the ltrA gene encoding group II intron reverse transcriptase/maturase, which produces MEEVTQPENLNRAYRRVKANRGAPGVDGMTIAELPGWIAEHTQEFIARLLDGSYQPQPVRGVEIPKPGGGMRQLGIPTVVDRLVQQAILQVLEPILDPTFSDSSYGFRPRRSAHQAVQQASEYVAEGRTIVVDMDLEKFFDRVNHDILMARLARRVADKRLLRIVRRFLEAGLLQNGVCVARHEGTPQGGPLSPLLANLLLDDLDRELERRGHKFCRYADDCNIYVQSQAAGERVLTSLTMFLEGKLRLRVNREKSAVAVVSERKFLGYRLLSDGRRTIAPASLRRARQRIRQITRRNRGISFERMIGEVNSFTTGWVTYFRHALARSPLRKLDGWIRRKLRCVRLKQRKRAKSIAIFLQSLGVPWNQSWTTATCGKGWWRKSGTPSAHHGMSNQWFDTHGYQSLEVRYLSLQH; this is translated from the coding sequence ATGGAGGAGGTGACGCAGCCAGAGAATCTGAACCGAGCGTATCGACGCGTGAAAGCGAACCGGGGGGCTCCCGGAGTGGATGGGATGACCATCGCCGAGTTGCCCGGCTGGATCGCAGAGCACACACAGGAATTCATCGCCCGGCTTCTGGACGGGAGCTATCAGCCACAACCGGTTCGCGGGGTCGAGATCCCCAAGCCGGGCGGCGGAATGCGACAACTGGGCATCCCGACGGTGGTGGACCGGCTCGTCCAGCAGGCGATCCTGCAAGTGCTCGAACCGATCCTGGACCCCACTTTTTCGGACTCCAGCTACGGCTTCCGGCCGCGACGCAGCGCCCATCAGGCGGTGCAACAGGCCAGCGAGTATGTGGCGGAGGGACGCACCATTGTGGTGGACATGGACCTCGAGAAGTTCTTTGATCGGGTGAACCATGACATCCTGATGGCCCGTCTGGCCCGACGGGTCGCCGACAAGCGCCTTCTGCGGATCGTCCGCCGCTTCCTGGAAGCCGGGCTGCTGCAGAACGGGGTGTGCGTCGCCCGACACGAAGGGACACCGCAGGGTGGACCACTCTCACCGTTGCTGGCCAACCTGCTGCTGGATGATCTGGACCGGGAACTGGAACGACGGGGACACAAGTTCTGCCGCTACGCCGACGACTGCAACATCTACGTGCAGTCTCAGGCGGCCGGTGAACGGGTACTGACCTCACTGACCATGTTTCTGGAAGGGAAACTTCGTCTGCGTGTCAATCGCGAGAAAAGTGCGGTGGCGGTGGTGAGCGAACGTAAGTTCCTCGGCTACCGGCTGCTCTCCGATGGTCGCCGGACGATCGCTCCCGCCAGTCTCCGGCGTGCCAGGCAGCGTATCCGGCAGATCACCCGCCGGAATCGAGGCATCAGCTTCGAGCGGATGATCGGTGAAGTGAATTCGTTCACGACCGGATGGGTGACCTACTTCCGCCATGCGCTGGCCCGGTCGCCTCTGCGGAAACTGGACGGGTGGATTCGCCGCAAACTCCGCTGCGTGCGGCTCAAGCAACGCAAGCGCGCGAAATCGATTGCTATCTTTCTGCAATCGCTGGGCGTCCCCTGGAACCAATCCTGGACGACGGCGACCTGCGGCAAGGGCTGGTGGCGCAAGTCGGGTACGCCCTCGGCGCATCACGGAATGAGCAACCAGTGGTTCGACACTCACGGCTACCAGAGCCTCGAAGTCAGATACCTGTCGTTACAACATTGA